In Colletotrichum higginsianum IMI 349063 chromosome 1, whole genome shotgun sequence, one genomic interval encodes:
- a CDS encoding Antigenic cell wall, whose amino-acid sequence MCSCVETALGSIVDAKPKFDRFLLNPIILLNLKQEKSATDNFSAAVIEKLPEALKGAAETLNGGIETAFSMPMLLTAKH is encoded by the coding sequence ATGTGTTCTTGCGTCGAGACGGCCTTAGGAAGCATCGTGGACGCGAAGCCCAAGTTCGACAGGTTTCTGCTCAACCCGATCATTTTACTCAACCTCAAGCAAGAGAAGAGCGCCACGGACAATTTCAGCGCAGCCGTGATCGAAAAGCTCCCCGAGGCATTGAAGGGCGCGGCCGAGACATTGAACGGGGGGATCGAAACGGCGTTCAGCATGCCAATGCTGCTTACGGCTAAGCACTGA
- a CDS encoding Brf1-like TBP-binding domain-containing protein, protein MSSFLTPTKKSQKPTAGKSKPFQPPNRIRAIREQAERQQANAAAATAAANASAQAHLNRSRAPAVAISNRPQCPNKTCVKPNVVDGVCQTCGRVADDSNIVAEVQFGETSSGAAMVQGSYIAADQAGVRTMGPAFRRVGGSDDREKSIREARSLMQGYAQRLNLSDNTVNTAVQVFKLASQANFVQGRTLVMVAAVCLYTACRTERPCKIMLIDLADLTQINVFKLGRAFKALNRVVYIFGNGEAPVFPEDILFRLASKLEFKHMTNRVAEDAVRLVQRMKQDWIVMGRRPSGICGACLLIAARMHNFRRTTREVVYVVKVTTHTIQERLQEFNVTEASKMTVEDFLSQDFSSNSHDPPSFYKGTEAWQKQQEESGKKRKRKITDDGDSTRTTPAPSLPPPDLSTAPAVEYRRDKDGFIIPPLPSQIAQDEPALRDTNSTQHLEGLAEEFGDAEKQSQESPQQEAGDKNGRAPKPSLPIDNEWEEDEAQMEEQISEIMNDPETYEHAKAFSNAEQRARIHSIWALQQQPNKAVSMAPEVGEDEFADDPEVLNCMLTPDEIKIKELLWVNENKDWLRQSQERLFRKKLEEKKPKKDRKRKKRPRIGEGQTTPASTPGEAAVNVMKERGFSKRINYDAIRQMFDVQDKGDPGSRPESEAASRPTSKAPSVIDETIHEEEEIEPLEGEEYEHQDDEFGGGDDYDDMGDESHMYDEDDQGMGEDDDDDDDFGLNDDDE, encoded by the coding sequence ATGTCCTCCTTCCTCACACCCACGAAGAAGTCCCAGAAGCCGACGGCGGGCAAGTCGAAGCCATTCCAACCTCCGAACCGCATTCGAGCTATTCGCGAACAAGCCGAACGCCAGCAGGcaaacgccgccgccgccaccgccgccgccaacgctTCCGCCCAAGCACATCTGAACCGCTCTAGAGCCCCGGCGGTCGCCATCTCGAACCGTCCGCAATGCCCGAACAAAACCTGTGTCAAGCCTaacgtcgtcgacggcgtgtGCCAGACCTGTGGCCGAGTCGCCGACGACAGCAACATTGTTGCAGAGGTGCAGTTTGGTGAAACCTCTTCTGGTGCCGCCATGGTACAGGGAAGCTACATCGCAGCCGACCAGGCCGGAGTACGGACAATGGGCCCTGCTTTCCGCCGCGTTGGAGGCTCCGACGATCGAGAGAAGTCTATCCGGGAGGCACGCTCTCTGATGCAGGGTTACGCTCAGCGACTGAACCTCAGCGACAACACTGTCAACACCGCCGTCCAGGTCTTCAAACTCGCCTCTCAGGCCAACTTTGTCCAAGGTCGCACACTTGTCATGGTCGCTGCCGTCTGCCTTTACACTGCTTGCCGCACCGAACGCCCGTGCAAGATCATGCTCATCGACCTTGCCGACCTCACGCAGATCAACGTCTTCAAGCTTGGCCGAGCCTTCAAGGCTCTGAACAGAGTCGTATACATCTTTGGCAACGGGGAGGCCCCAGTGTTTCCCGAGGACATCCTTTTCAGGCTCGCCTCCAAACTTGAGTTCAAGCACATGACCAACAGGGTTGCCGAAGATGCCGTCCGTCTCGTGCAGCGCATGAAGCAGGACTGGATCGTCATGGGCCGTCGCCCATCGGGTATCTGCGGTGCTTGTTTACTCATAGCCGCCAGAATGCACAATTTTCGACGCACGACGAGAGAGGTTGTCTACGTCGTCAAAGTGACCACCCATACCATACAGGAGCGTCTTCAGGAGTTCAATGTTACGGAGGCTAGCAAGATGACCGTGGAGGACTTCTTGTCCCAGGATTTCAGCTCCAATTCACACGATCCCCCGTCGTTTTACAAGGGTACAGAGGCCtggcagaagcagcaggaggaATCGGGCAAGAAGCGGAAGCGCAAGATCACagatgacggcgacagcACCAGAACCACACCAGCACCTTCACTCCCGCCTCCTGACCTATCAACGGCTCCCGCTGTCGAGTATCGCCGAGATAAGGACGGCTtcatcatccccccccttccctcccagATCGCCCAAGATGAGCCGGCTCTCCGAGACACGAATAGCACTCAGCACCTCGAGGGGTTGGCGGAAGAGTTTGGCGACGCAGAAAAGCAGAGCCAAGAGTCGCCACAGCAGGAAGCCGGCGACAAAAACGGACGGGCTCCCAAGCCTTCGCTGCCCATCGACAAcgagtgggaggaggacgaggctcAAATGGAAGAGCAGATTTCAGAGATCATGAACGACCCCGAGACGTATGAACACGCCAAGGCCTTTAGCAACGCCGAGCAGCGCGCTCGCATTCACTCCATCTGGGCACTCCAGCAACAACCAAACAAAGCCGTGTCGATGGCCCCAGAggttggcgaggacgaaTTTGCCGACGACCCCGAGGTGTTGAACTGCATGTTGACTCCGGACGAGatcaagatcaaggagttGTTGTGGGTTAATGAGAACAAGGACTGGTTACGCCAGTCACAAGAGCGGCTCTTCAGAAAGAAGCtcgaagaaaagaaacccAAGAAGGATCGCAAACGGAAGAAGCGCCCGCGCATTGGCGAGGGCCAGACGACACCAGCTAGCACGCCCGGTGAGGCGGCCGTCAATGTCATGAAGGAGCGAGGCTTCTCGAAGCGCATTAACTATGATGCCATTCGGCAAATGTTCGACGTCCAAGACAAGGGGGATCCGGGATCCCGGCCGGAGAGTGAAGCCGCTAGCCGCCCGACCAGCAAGGCCCCGAGCGTGATCGACGAGACCATccacgaggaggaagagattGAGCCCCTTGAGGGTGAAGAGTACGAGCACCAGGATGACGAGTTTGGGGGTGGAgacgactacgacgacaTGGGCGATGAGTCTCACATGTACGATGAGGACGACCAGGGGAtgggagaagacgatgatgatgacgacgattTTGGATtgaatgatgatgatgagtgA
- a CDS encoding Signal peptidase complex catalytic subunit SEC11, whose translation MLSSLGNPRQAASQLLNFALILSTAFMLIKMWKGLSVVSDSPSPIVVVLSGSMEPAFQRGDLLFLWNRNLVQETEVGEIVVYEVKGKNIPIVHRVVRKFGVGPKAKLLTKGDNNQGSDEELYAKGQDFLVRSDIIGSVVAYIPFVGYVTILLSEYPWLKTAMLGIMGLVVVLQRE comes from the exons ATGTTGTCAAGTCTTGGTAACCCGCGCCAGGCGGCATCGCAGCTGCTCAACTTTGCACTCATTCTCTCCACGGCGTTCATG TTGATAAAGATGTGGAAGGGCCTCTCTGTGGTTTCCGACTCTCCCAGCCCGATCGTTGTCGTTCTCAGTGGCTCAATGGAGCCTGCATTTCAAAGAGGAGACCTCCTTTTCCTTTGGAACCGCAACCTCGTCCAAGAAACCGAAGTCGGCGAGATTGTCGTCTATGAAGTCAAGGGGAAAAACATCCCTATTGTCCACAGGGTGGTCCGGAAGTTCGGCGTAGG CCCCAAGGCAAAACTCTTGACTAAAGGCGACAACAATCAAGGAAGCGACGAGGAG TTGTACGCAAAAGGCCAAGACTTCCTTGTGCGGAGTGACATTATTGGCAGCGTCGTCGCATACATTCCCTTCGTCGGCTACGTAACGATTCTTCTCTCCGAATACCCCTGGCTGAAGACGGCAATGTTGGGTATTATGGGCCTGGTTGTAGTGCTGCAGAGGGAGTAG
- a CDS encoding Btb poz-like protein, with protein sequence MSLFKRTFRSQDPNVRVDKTSRLKKSSSIRDPQKLPKMQQSVPDNRPAMAPPAVPAPQPTKSAKAVNKSVAPSPIVTLTVGREGRLFAAHEDVLFQSPFFEAACRGQFFESQSKRISLPDEEPETFSSVLEYLYKGDYYPRLMHNRHRNSWELEDAVRGTPHTSPNPAENHRGGRTAAMPPTPTSANTPSEATLYVASCGQHILRDTVIYCAAERYGLEELKRLALRKQGLQSGIDVGTILRSAQYAYAHTPDSDSRLRAHYLALIIRCRKTFKRSGTMQTEMEQGGSKLFFDLFVAMCNHLDDVIDHSNARTPKTV encoded by the coding sequence ATGTCGTTGTTCAAGCGCACGTTCAGGTCGCAGGACCCCAACGTCCGTGTCGACAAGACGTCGAGGCTAAAGAAGTCGAGCTCGATTCGGGATCCCCAGAAGCTACCGAAAATGCAACAGTCCGTGCCGGACAACAGGCCCGCCATGGCTCCGCCGGCCGTCCCCGCGCCGCAGCCCACCAAGtcggccaaggccgtcaaCAAGTCCGTGGCTCCCTCGCCCATCGTCACCCTGACCGTTGGCCGAGAGGGCCGGCTGTTTGCCGCTCACGAGGACGTCCTATTCCAGTCGCCCTTCTTCGAGGCCGCCTGCAGAGGCCAGTTCTTTGAGTCGCAGAGCAAGAGGATCTCCCTCCCCGACGAAGAACCCGAgaccttctcctccgtcCTCGAGTACCTCTACAAGGGCGACTACTACCCCCGCCTCATGCATAACAGGCACCGCAACTCTTGGGAACTCGAGGATGCCGTTAGAGGAACTCCCCACACATCCCCCAACCCCGCCGAAAACCACAGAGGTGGCCGCACAGCCGCCATGCCCCCCACGCCCACATCGGCAAACACCCCGAGCGAGGCAACGCTCTACGTCGCGAGCTGCGGGCAACATATCCTCCGCGACACCGTCATCTACTGCGCCGCGGAGCGGTACgggctcgaggagctcaagcGCCTGGCCTTGCGCAAGCAGGGCCTGCAGTccggcatcgacgtcggcacCATCCTGCGCTCCGCCCAGTACGCCTACGCCCACACCCCGGACTCGGACTCCCGGCTGCGCGCTCACTACCTCGCCCTGATCATCCGGTGTCGCAAGACATTTAAGAGGAGCGGAACCATGCAGACCGAGATGGAGCAAGGTGGTAGCAAGCTTTTCTTCGACCTGTTCGTGGCCATGTGCAACCATCTTGACGACGTTATCGACCACAGCAACGCGCGAACCCCCAAGACCGTCTGA
- a CDS encoding Hydrolase produces MDNTSYDPTSIPPIPHRYRNLQTPEPHPRRRSLPPPSRRAADTVPSSPEVISSLITSLSVISTPADNHFERSQPSLSLPVSPRQGSFGVDYGAFHQPSLENLRGDNNVPLDEVAAAAPVIRTAKPPSGLSPLTAPKSPARDASGGLKSLLRSSSRPSSKGSLGSRDDAQSIGNLSIERGSAPTPELRRQSSFDSWGKKQGRSHRGLMYMSSKERLREKEEKKRASIGDRSSSSFTGASLRPDPFLAETPISEEPAHSPESPTRESPRKLEMASPSLDPAASPRPIPARDSSLFKTGANAKRTSTRSSRSKRESGNGNNDIIFEGEEQIPLGEVPRRKHLSRHASENDLARVSADTSVRSFSRPLFQSRHTEDFRTRGPLVEEDVEDSAPFPAVAQGRRREEQIADRNRRKPGRDTPEAGEAIKMKRSSSRLKRLSQPLSPKGEESASSRNSAASPDHRNSMPAGYERPRSADSIDDAVESYLCSPRLSQKIRHPQTGRVISFSEVGDADGSAVFCCVGMGLTRYITGFYDELALTLKLRLITPDRPGVGDSESYADGTATPLSWPDDVYAICQALKITKFSILAHSAGAIYALATALRMPQHIRGKIHLLAPWIPPSQMNVFGTSQALPPTNAIPTSQRILRALPATFLKAANSSFMSATSSSITSSLPKNPRRSKRKSTVTTGRDTPATHGSKRDTTPHLDKENLGLYDQTSAGDDLSGRPAQTAMENMDRIRPTGTASAQGHYDADAHAMAAASDALMDKERQTIYDTRLTHAIWELATTGANPAVDLLVCLERRHTIGFRYVDITRPVVIHHGSRDTRVPVDNVKWLGKTMKRCEVRVLEGEGHGLMASAGVMGAVLMEISKEWDDWLRATSKKDDRGRRTGTR; encoded by the coding sequence ATGGATAACACCAGCTACGACCCAACCTCTATCCCCCCTATCCCCCACCGGTACCGAAACCTACAAACCCCTGAGCCTCACCCGCGTCGCCGCTCTCTTCCACCACCAtcgcgccgcgccgccgatACCGTTCCCAGTTCGCCCGAGGTCATTTCGTCCCTAATCACCAGCCTCTCGGTGATATCCACGCCAGCCGACAACCACTTTGAGCGCAGCCAGCCGAGCTTGTCCCTGCCCGTATCCCCTCGCCAAGGTAGCTTTGGAGTCGACTACGGCGCCTTCCATCAACCCTCGCTCGAGAACCTCCGCGGCGACAACAACGTTCCCCTAGACGAagtcgccgctgccgcccctgTTATCCGGACCGCCAAACCCCCTTCTGGCTTGTCGCCCCTAACCGCTCCCAAATCTCCCGCCCGCGACGCTTCCGGTGGCCTCAAGTCTCTGCTACGAAGTTCCTCGAGACCCTCTTCCAAAGGCTCACTTGGTTCGCGGGACGATGCGCAGAGCATAGGCAATCTTTCGATAGAACGTGGTTCTGCGCCGACCCCGGAACTTAGGCGTCAAAGCTCCTTCGACAGCTGGGGCAAGAAGCAAGGCAGAAGCCATAGGGGCTTGATGTATATGAGTTCCAAGGAGCGACTGcgagaaaaggaagaaaagaagcgTGCAAGCATCGGCGATCGTAGTTCCAGCAGCTTCACGGGAGCCTCCCTCCGTCCAGATCCTTTTCTCGCCGAGACGCCCATTAGCGAAGAGCCCGCCCACAGCCCGGAATCGCCCACGCGGGAAAGCCCCCGTAAACTCGAAATGGCGAGCCCGAGCCTGGATCCAGCGGCCAGCCCGAGACCGATCCCCGCCAGGGATTCATCACTCTTCAAAACGGGAGCCAATGCCAAGAGGACGTCGACAAGGTCCTCGAGATccaagagagagagtgggaACGGCAACAACGACATTATATTTGAGGGAGAGGAGCAGATACCCTTGGGTGAGGTACCGCGGCGGAAGCACTTGTCTCGCCACGCTTCCGAAAACGATTTGGCCAGGGTCTCGGCCGACACATCCGTCCGGTCTTTCAGCCGCCCATTGTTTCAATCCAGACACACCGAAGACTTCCGGACACGTGGGCCGTTGGTTGAAGAGGATGTCGAAGACAGCGCGCCGTTCCCCGCTGTCGCTCAGGGCCGGCGTCGTGAGGAGCAGATCGCCGACAGGAACCGACGGAAACCAGGACGTGATACGCCCGAAGCAGGTGAAGCCATCAAGATGAAACGCAGCAGCTCCAGGCTCAAGCGGCTTTCGCAGCCGTTGAGCCCCAAAGGAGAGGAGTCGGCCAGTTCGCGCAATTCTGCTGCGTCACCGGATCATCGCAACAGCATGCCCGCCGGCTATGAGCGCCCTCGCAGTGCAGACTCCatcgacgatgccgtcgagtCGTATCTGTGCTCACCTCGATTATCGCAAAAGATTCGACATCCGCAGACCGGCCGAGTGATTTCCTTCTCCGAGGTGGGAGACGCGGATGGCTCTGCCGTATTCTGCTGTGTGGGTATGGGGTTGACGAGATACATCACGGGCTTTTACGACGAGCTCGCGTTGACGCTCAAGCTACGTCTCATCACCCCCGACAGACCCGGCGTGGGTGACAGCGAATCGTACGCTGATGGCACCGCGACGCCGCTCAGCTGGCCCGACGACGTTTACGCCATTTGCCAAGCTCTGAAGATTACCAAGTTTTCGATTCTTGCACactccgccggcgccatctaCGCGCTGGCGACTGCTCTCCGAATGCCTCAGCACATCCGTGGAAAGATCCACTTGCTTGCGCCGTGGATTCCGCCTTCGCAGATGAACGTCTTTGGCACGTCGCAGGCGCTTCCTCCGACCAACGCGATTCCGACTTCGCAACGTATTCTGCGAGCGCTCCCGGCGACGTTTTTGAAAGCTGCCAACAGCTCTTTTatgtcggcgacgagtaGCTCAATCACCAGCTCGCTGCCGAAGAATCCTAGGCGAAGCAAGCGCAAATCCACTGTCACTACTGGCCGGGACACCCCAGCGACGCACGGGAGCAAGCGAGACACCACACCCCACCTCGACAAGGAAAACCTCGGCTTGTACGACCAAACCAGCGCAGGCGACGACCTATCGGGAAGACCTGCGCAGACAGCCATGGAGAACATGGATAGGATAAGGCCGACGGGCACAGCCTCGGCGCAGGGTCACTATGATGCCGATGCGCATGCCATGGCCGCGGCATCGGATGCATTGATGGACAAGGAGCGCCAGACAATTTACGACACTCGACTGACGCACGCCATCTGGGAGCTGGCGACAACTGGCGCCAACCCTGCCGTCGACTTGTTGGTCTGCCTGGAGCGCAGACACACCATCGGTTTCCGATACGTGGACATCACACGGCCCGTCGTGATCCACCACGGCAGCCGTGACACCCGGGTGCCGGTCGACAATGTCAAGTGGCTCGGCAAGACGATGAAGCGATGCGAAGTCCGCGTTCTCGAGGGCGAAGGCCATGGCCTGATGGCCAGCGCGGGTGTCATGGGCGCCGTCCTCATGGAAATTAGCAAAGAATGGGACGACTGGCTGCGTGCCACgtccaagaaggacgacCGCGGTCGGAGAACCGGTACGCGATAG
- a CDS encoding Sterol desaturase family protein translates to MDILLSLPIVSYFLAPSVTSWTTSLNLLFFYMTWTTLVLSHGPLKVQLLGTLAIRLALWLLPSLAFLLFDTLIPSIAESIKTAGASALPPAHGPTLLRTLLLALFNLALSAGVEGGVSSAYASLFHEPLFRASTALPLPFQLMKHIAFLIAAREVLTYYIHTRVLHARAGGRLSRLTPARIGRLHDSYAHARDAPPFSLMLFADHPLPFLLHRIVPGFLPALVLRPHLLTYFLFVGLCTVEETMAMSGYSVIPGIVMGGITRRTAIHYAGGGRGNYGAWGVLDWAHGTSRGQDVVDDMRAEAEKHRVKERSEKAASSGAGFVQNGIQEFRKDRGRKAKKSG, encoded by the coding sequence ATGGACATCctgctctctctccccatcGTCTCCTACTTCCTTGCTCCTTCAGTAACATCCTGGACAACCTCCCTTaacctcctcttcttctaTATGACCTGGACGACCCTCGTCCTCTCCCACGGGCCCCTCAAGGTCCAACTTCTCGGCACTCTCGCCATCCGCCTCGCCCTCTGGCTCCTCCCTTCCCTCGCCTTCCTCCTTTTCGACACCCTCATCCCCTCCATCGCGGAATCCATCAAgaccgccggcgcctccgccCTCCCGCCCGCCCACGGCCCGACTCTCCTCAGGACCCTTCTCCTGGCCCTCTTCAACCTTGCTCTgtccgccggcgtcgagggcggcgtgaGTTCCGCTTACGCATCCCTCTTCCACGAGCCACTCTTCCGCGCCTCCACCGCCCTGCCCCTGCCCTTCCAGCTCATGAAGCACATCGCgttcctcatcgccgcccgTGAGGTCCTGACCTACTACATCCACACGCGCGTCCTCcacgcccgcgccggcggccgtctcTCGCGCCTCACGCCAGCTCGTATCGGCAGGCTTCACGACTCATACGCCCACGCCCGCGACgcgccgcccttctcgcTGATGCTCTTCGCCGACCACCCGCTCCCCTTCCTCCTGCACCGTATTGTGCCAGGCTTCCTCCCGGCACTGGTCCTGCGACCGCACCTGTTGACGTACTTCCTGTTCGTCGGACTCTGCACTGTCGAGGAGACAATGGCCATGTCCGGATACAGCGTCATCCCGGGGATCGTGATGGGCGGTATCACACGGCGGACGGCGATCCACTACGCCGGCGGGGGACGCGGGAACTACGGCGCGTGGGGCGTGCTGGACTGGGCGCACGGGACGAGCCGGGGACAGGACGTCGTTGACGACATgcgcgccgaggcggagaaACACCGCGTTAAAGAGAGGAGCGAGAAAGCCGCCAGTAGTGGGGCCGGTTTCGTGCAGAATGGGATTCAGGAGTTCAGGAAGGATCGAGGCCGTAAAGCGAAAAAGAGTGGTTGA
- a CDS encoding Breast cancer protein, which translates to MSRLGSWFRSSAKASSNASPASSSLNLSSKELSAKEMADIEDAMTAAAFIMNDDIDGAEERLRKGDSAFHQLGMSMTTFLRSVLGFEKEVMNEASKRLAETEAKAWADYKKAEREGHASSSRIYPPGTEFLLIHAESQLMAAVVAVLHESLTEALKGFYKLRKAFVTLDGIMLQEAKALEKDKAKADPPPLRQLMSDGKMPGSFDDQEFAGLDRNDDSDLEFVDASEVVPKSGSETPAEKKPNGPAAPETLPVQELAALDMNSGTSTPSSGDAKLAPLQVSSQMADDSDTESGVFSNPVDAFIHSGANMCFGMLLFMLSMVPPAFSRLLYVVGFRGDRDRGVRMLWKSTQFDNLNGAVSGLILLGYYNGLMGQADITPAERDFDADAEMVGYPAAKCEALLASMRTRYPESRLWRVEESRVMAQQRRLADAIQLLTTGEESKMRQVTALNCFELALAAMSHQDWELMQKTFLRCLELNDWSHTLYYYMAGCAELELYRDAFHAEKKDEEEMRRRKKKAEELFRKAPTVAGRKKFMARQLPFDTFITRKVQKWEDRAKELKVDLADAVAVSPAQEMVNLWNGTKRMNDDELNLSVKSLEWGRCTLPAEALAKVKATPDESSIRSICLAAVYRTLGRFEDARTILQTEVLNADRAAFKGPTKDEYPLPMAHYEMAAVAWFEACQPEKRAAAADEPADAEGQAKATATYRKTKTDECQEWLDKVVAWEAFVFDARLGMRVQAALETLKWFKNKNNWS; encoded by the exons ATGAGTAGGCTCGGCTCATGGTTCCGGTCGTCGGCCAAGGCGAGCAGCAATGCGAgcccggcctcgtcgtcgctcaACCTCTCCTCCAAGGAGCTGTCTGCCAAGGAAATGGCCGATATCGAGGACGCCatgacggccgccgccttcatcaTGAACGACGACattgacggcgccgaggagcgtCTGCGGAAGGGCGACTCGGCCTTCCACCAGCTGGGCatgtcgatgacgacgtttCTCCGCTccgtcctcggcttcgagaaGGAGGTCATGAATGAGGCCTCGAAACGGCtggccgagaccgaggccaaggcgtGGGCAGACTACAAAAAGGCCGAGCGCGAGGGGCATgcctcgagcagcaggaTCTACCCACCGGGCACCGAATTCCTTCTCATCCACGCCGAGTCTCAGCTTATGgccgccgttgtcgccgTCCTCCATGAGAGCCTGACCGAAGCCCTCAAGGGCTTCTACAAGCTGCGCAAGGCGTTCGTCACCCTGGACGGCATCATGCTgcaggaggccaaggcaTTGGAGAAGGACAAGGCAAAGGCcgacccgccgccgctgcggcAGCTCATGAGCGACGGCAAGATGCCCGGCAGCTTCGACGACCAAGAATTCGCCGGCCTGGACCGTAACGACGACAGCGACCTTGAGTTCGTCGACGCCAGCGAGGTCGTCCCCAAGTCCGGGTCCGAGACGccggcggagaagaagccgaacGGGCCAGCTGCACCCGAGACCCTCCCAGTCCAGGAGCTGGCCGCACTCGACATGAACTCAggcacgtcgacgccctcgtcgggCGACGCGAAGCTCGCACCCTTGCAGGTCTCGTCGCAAATGGCGGACGACTCGGACACCGAATCCGGCGTCTTCTCCAACCCCGTAGACGCCTTCATTCACAGCGGCGCCAATATGTGCTTCGGCATGCTCCTCTTCATGCTCAGCATGGTGCCGCCCGCCTTTTCCCGCCTCCTGtacgtcgtcggcttccGAGGTGACCGCGACCGCGGCGTGCGCATGCTGTGGAAGAGCACACAGTTCGACAACCTCAATGGCGCCGTGTCGGGCCTGATCCTCCTCGGGTACTACAACGGCCTCATGGGTCAGGCGGACATCACGCCTGCCGAGCGGGACtttgacgccgacgccgagatgGTCGGGTACCCAGCCGCCAAGTGTGAGGCGCTGCTGGCGTCGATGCGGACGCGGTACCCGGAATCGCGCCTGTGGCGCGTCGAGGAGTCGCGCGTCATGGCGCAGCAGCGccggctcgccgacgccatccaGCTGCTCACGACGGGTGAGGAGTCCAAGATGCGCCAGGTGACGGCGCTCAATTGCTTCGAGCTGGCGCTCGCCGCCATGTCGCACCAGGACTGGGAGTTGATGCAGAAGACATTTCTGCGCTGCCTCGAGCTCAACGACTGGAGCCACACGCTATACTACTACATGGCGGGCTGCGCAGAGCTTGAACTCTACCGCGACGCCTTCCatgccgagaagaaggatgaagaggagatGCGGCggcgcaagaagaaggccgaggagctgttCCGCAAGGCGCCGACCGTTGCCGGGCGCAAGAAATTCATGGCGCGCCAGCTGCCCTTCGACACCTTCATCACGCGCAAGGTCCAGAAGTGGGAGGACCGcgccaaggagctcaaggtcgacctagccgatgccgttgccgtcaGCCCCGCCCAGGAAATGGTCAACCTGTGGAACGGTACCAAGCGGatgaacgacgacgagctgaaTCTGTCGGTCAAGAGCCTGGAGTGGGGGCGCTGCACCCTGCCGGCTGAGGCGTTGGCGAAGGTCAAGGCGACCCCGGACGAGTCCTCTATCCGGTCCATTTGCCTGGCGGCCGTCTACAGGACACTGGGACGGTTCGAGGACGCGAGGACGATTCTTCAGACTGAGGTCTTGAATGCGGATAG GGCGGCATTCAAGGGCCCTACCAAGGACGAGTACCCGTTGCCCATGGCACACTACGAAATGGCAGCTGTGGCCTGGTTCGAGGCCTGCCAGCCGGAGAAgcgcgccgcggcggctgaCGAGCCGGCGGATGCCGAGGGCCAGGCCAAGGCCACGGCGACTTACCGCAAGACAAAGACGGACGAGTGCCAGGAGTGGCTCGACAAGGTCGTCGCATGGGAGGCGTTCGTCTTTGACGCGAGGTTGGGCATGCGCGTGCAGGCGGCGCTGGAGACGCTCAAGTGgttcaagaacaagaacaactGGTCATAG
- a CDS encoding Ubiquitin-conjugating enzyme, translating to MASKRIAKELTEITASPPEGMTIALARDADLHTWHVTIAGPEDSPYAGGVFAVLVSLPKDYPFKAPVVKFVTRVYHPNITNDAAGNICMGMLKPENWKPATKLAAVLEALRSLLAEPQPDDPLEARIADEYKNNRPEFEKQAKQYVTRYAKGTPNFSAPEPAAAGAK from the exons ATGGCTAGCAAGCGTATCGCCAAG GAACTCACAGAGATCACCGCTTCCCCTCCCGAGGGCATgaccatcgccctcgcccgagACGCCGACCTGCACACCTGGCATGTCACCATCGCCGGTCCCGAAGACAGCCCTTACGCCGGTggcgtcttcgccgtcctcgtcagCCTGCCCAAGGATTACCCCTTCAAAGCCCCCGTCGTCAAGTTCGTCACCCGCGTCTACCACCCCAACATCACaaacgacgccgccggcaatATTTGCATGGGCATGCTCAAGCCCGAGAACTGGAAGCCCGCCaccaagctcgccgccgtccttgagGCCCTCCgcagcctcctcgccgagccccAGCCCGACGATCCCCTCGAGGCCCGCATTGCCGACGAGTATAAGAACAACCGTCCCGAGTTCGAGAAACAGGCCAAGCAGTACGTCACCCGCTACGCTAAGGGCACTCCAAACTTCTCCGCCCCCGAGCctgccgctgctggcgccAAATGA